The Paraburkholderia hospita region CATGGTTGCGAGTCTCTGCCGCAACGCGTCGCCCTCGCCTTCCCGCCAGAACGACATCTGCACAAAGGTCGCCACACCGACGCCCAGCAGAATACCCACCATCCGGTCGCGGATTTCAGTCAGGTTCGTGGTCGGGCCGAACTGCCCGAGAACGGCGAGCGAGAACGTGAATATCACCTGGATGCCGGCGTAGCCGATCCGCTCCGAGCCCGCCGATATCCACGCCCCGAGCGCGGCGACGGGCAGCGTGATCAACAGCAGGCCGACAATATCGTCGAGATGGGGAATGACGAATACCACCATGAAGAGCGCCAGCGCACTGCCGATGGCGGCCCCGGTCAGCCGCAGTAGCGCACGCTGCGTCGATGCGCCGAGGCTCGGCAGCGCGACGATCACGCAGGTCAGCATGATCGTGTGTATGCCCTGCCAGTCGACCGCGTTGTAGAACACGTAGCAGGCCAGCACGGCGAGCAGCGTCTTCAACGAAAAGCGCAGGTACGCGGGATTGGTCCATGCGTCGGGCGCCACCATCGGCTCGGCGGCGGCCGGCTTGCCAGTCTCCGCATCGCGCGCGGCGAGATCCGCGTACGCATGCAGCGCGCGCTGCAACTCGCCTGCGGCGGGAATCGTGTCGGCTGCATGGTGTTCTTCGGGTGTCGCGGTGCTCACGTGACGATACGGTTCACCCGACATCACCGCTTCGTCGAGTGCCCGGACGTTGGCCCGCAACTCGGACAACATCGCACGCCGCGCCGGCGAATGCGCCGGCCACGTATCGGGCAACTCGCTCGCGCCGCGATAGAGACGCGACACGGTCGCGATGCACGCAAGCTGCGCCGCCTGATGCTCACGATAACGCGCGTCTCGCATCATCGTGAACCGCAACAGCTTTTGCAACGTCAGCGCGCCTTGCTGCACGGTGGCCAACGTGATCGGCGTGACGTTCGGGGTGTTGTCGATCAGGTGCGTCAGGCGCATATCCAGCGCCGCAAGTTGCCGATGGATTTCCGCGTTGAGCTGCAACTGCGGTTCGGCGGGCAACAGCAGCGTATTGACCACGAGCGCCAGCGCGATCGGATAGTTGACGGCGACCCATACCCACAACACCGCGCGAATCAGCAAGTCGGCCTGATCCGTCTGGTCGACGAAGCTCTGCACATAGATCACGACGATGGCGACGATAAAAAACACCACGCCGATCTTCAGAACGCGCAGCAAATACACGCTGCCGAAAAACACCACACTCGCGACGACGATGCGCAGCAACGGATAATCGAATGTGAACTTCAGCAGCAGGATCGACAGGCCAATGGCGAGCGTCGATCCGACCATGAACATGATGCCGACCAGCCGCGTGACCACCACGTTCGCCTGCGTGACGTAAAACATCACCAGCAGCGACAGCGGAAGCTCCGGCACTTCGAGCGCCATCGATGCGACGATCACGATTGCGCTGGTTAGCATGCAACGCAACATCACGTTGAGCCGACCAGGAAAAGGCGCAAGCTCGCGTGTCAGGAAATCGCATGCATCGCGCAGCATAACGGGCATCGGGGGCAGGTAGTCGGCGACGGCCATGGGCGCTCCTCAATGGCTTTCGCCGTCGTTGCCCGGGTGCAGCACCGCGACCGCCGACGTACCGACGCGGAACAGCTCGGGGTTCGGATCGTCCACACGGATCTTGACCGGAAACCGCTGCGACACATGAACCCAGTTAAGCGTGCGTTGAATGCGCGGCAATCCGCCCGGCAAGGCGATACCAGCTTCGTCGGACGCGATGCCATAACTGATCGAATCGACGCTGCCCCGAAAGCGCTGGTCCGTATCGCTCATCAGATACACCGTCGCGGGCGTCCCCGTCTTGATGCCCTTGAGTTCCGTCTCACGAAAGTTCGCGACCACGTACCAGTGGCGCGTATCGATCAAGGTGAAGACAGGTTTGAGCGCGGTTGCAAACTGGCCCGTCGCCGTCTTCAACGACACAATGCGTCCGTCGAAAGGCGCTCGCACCGTCGCGTACTCGAGATTCAGCTCAGCAAGGGAGATCTCCGCCGTGACAACGGCGCGTTGCGCGACCAGCGCATCGACGCCGCTCACAGCCGCTGCCGCCTGCTGCGCCTGCAGTTGCGCGGCGCTGAGTTCGGCCTGCGTGGCGCGTTGAGCGGTGCGCGCACGGTCGACGTCTTCCGCCGACACATAACCGTGTGACAACAGCGGCTCCATGCGGTGTAGCGTATCGGACGCCTGAGCGGCTGCGGCTCGTGCGCGCTCGACGGCCGCGCGCACCGACTCCGCGTTGTACTGCTGCGCGTTGACCGTGCGCTGGGTCAATTCGATCTGCCGGTCGAGCGCAACGAGCGACGCCTTGCCCCGCGTCAGCGCATCCTGATACGGACGCGGATCGATGCGAAACAGCAGATCGCCCTGCTTCACCGCCTGGTTGTCGTGCACGGGCAATTCGACGATGCGGCCGTTCACCTCGGGTACGACGTCGATCGTATCCGCATAGACATAGGCGTCGTCGGTGCGCGGCGCGCGTTCCAGCTGGCGGATCACGAAGACCACCAATAGCAGCGTCAGCACGACCAGGATGATGGCCGGCCATGCGCGCTTCTTTGTCCGGTTGGCAGTTGTCGCCATTGCATTACCTGAAGATCAATGTTGGAACAGCATCAACCAGACAGCGAGTGAAAGAAAAGTGACAAGCGTGGGATACACCACCGCCGCAGGCCACACCAGAAGCTGGGCCCGCAAGCGTTTGACAATCAGATGGACGACGACCGTGAGCACCACGCCCGCGATGAGACAGAACAGCCAGTCCGGAAAGTACGCGCCGAGTACGTTGAGGGATGGCGAATTCGCGCACCCCGAGACGAAAACCGCGGCGATTGCCGCCGTCCCGGTTGCACGCTTTGCATGTGAGTCTTTGGCGAATGGAACGTGTCGTTTCAAGGCGTGCAGCCCCCGGGCAAAGCGTCGAATTCGCAACAATAACGCGGCAATGAAGCCGTGCGCATTACATGAATATGTAGTGTCGCCGTAATAAAGAATGATGTGAATCACGCAGCGAGCTGTGTTTCCCAAAGGCTTACTTAAACTCTGGCGCGATCACTGGATGCTATCCAGCAAGTCTAGCAACGCGTCGCCATCGACAGGCTTCCGGAAGAACCCCAATGCGCCTCTCTGCAGATAATAGTCTTCCGTATGCCCGGTCGGTTTGCCCGTGATAATGATGACGGGCGTGGCGGCGCCCGACTGAACCGTTCTATCGAGTACCTGAATGCCGTCGATGGGCCGCATTCCCAGGTCGGTGACAACGCATAAAAGGCCCGAGTAACCATCGGAGAAGAAATCCACTGCGGATTCATAAACCCGCGTTCCATACCCGCCAGAAGCCAGCAGGTTAGCCAGAGCCGCCAGGACGCGACGGTCATCATCAATCACGGCAACGGTTCGAACCGCAGACGCGCACATTGTTTTTCCGGCTCATGGGTCCAACATGGAACTGGCGCTGGCGCCAGGCTCTGGACTATCGTGTCGGCGATGCTTCGAGCTGCAGTTTGCTTGCCTGCCTGACTAGCGTGGCGAATGAATCTGCGCGCATTTTTCTCATTATGTGGCCTCGATGTACCTGGACGGTGTATTCGGTGATACCAAGGACGGCCGCCGCCTGCTTGTTGAGCAAGCCACTGACGAGTAATGGCAAGAGTTCCTGCTCACGCGGTGTCAGCGATTGATAGAGCGCGTGGAGCGCCGCTGTATCTGCCGCCTCCGCGCGAAGAACATGGGCTTTGGCGAGTGCCGCATCGACCGCGTTGAGCAACGCGTCTTCGTCGATGGGCTTGGTGAGAAAGTCAACCGCGCCGCCCTTCATGGCCAGGACCGTGGATGGCACATCGCCTCTCCCCGTGATGAAAATGACGGGAATATGAGCGTCCGCGCTGACAAGCTTCTGGACGTCCAGGCCACTCAAGCCCGGCATTCTCATATCGAGGATCAGACACGCAACGGCTTTTTGACGCGGCGTGTCGAGAAAGGCTTTGCCGGAGTTGAACGGGTGGACGGTTCTTCCGTTTGCACGCAGCAGCGCAGCGAGTGCCTCTCGCACCCGCTCGTCGTCGTCGACCAGATACACCAGTTCACCTGCGGATTCCATGGAACCCCTCTGTTGTCAGGAGGCGCCTCCCCTGACCTCGGACAGCCGGCCCACGATGATGTCGCTGGATGCGACGCTCACGCGGCCGTGCCGGAGAAAAATTATACCGCCGGGATCGGCCCCCGGAAGTGCGGGCCGCATTACATGATTATGTAATGGCGGCGCCGGATATGACGCTGTAGGTAGATCGCCTCGCGTCATCGGGCGGATGGAATCGTCGCCAGGTCCGAAGTATCATTTATCCATCAAAAATCTATCAAGCTTGAGGTGCCCTATGGCTCATCGCTTCCTTATCAAGGAGATAGCACTTCAGGCGGGGCTCGGTGTCGCAACTGTCGACCGGGTGCTAAATGATCGTGCCCACGTTCGGGAACACACCCGCAAGCGCGTTGAGCAGGCTATCAGGGAACTCGAGAAGCAGGAACTGCAACTGGCAACCACCGGGCGAAAGTTGATTGTCGACGTCGTCGTGGAAGCGCCGGCCCGGTTTGCCGACGAGATAAGGAGTGCGCTCGAAGCCGAGTTGCCGGTGCTGCACCCTGCCGTCTTTCGACCGCGATTCCACTTGCGCGAGACGATGACGACGGATGAAGTCCTCGATACGCTTCGATCGATTGGACGACGAGGCAGCCATGGCGTGTTTCTGAAGGCGCGCGACGTTCCCGAAATCGCAGAAGCGATACGCGAGTTGCAACGAAGCGGCATTCCTGTCATCACGACCTTCACGGACGTCCCATCGTCTGGGCGCATTGCCTATGCCGGGCTCGACAATCGCGTCGCCGGGGCCACCGCGGCGTATCTCATTACCCAATGGCTGGCTCCGCAGCCGGGAAACGTTTTGATAACGATGAGCGACGAGCGCTTCCGCGGCGAAGAAGAACGTGAAATAAGCTTCCGGCGCGCGTTAAGAGCCCGTCAACCGCAGCTCACGCTGATTGACGCCAGCGGTGGTCATGGCCTTGACTCGCTCACTGAAGAACGGGTTCTCAAGGTCATTACCGCACACAAGAAAATCGACGCGGTCTACTCGATGGGCGGCGGAAACATCGCCATTCTCAGGGCAATCGAAGCGAGGCAGCGGTCCCCCGTTCGCTTTATCGGACATGACCTCGACAGGGATAACGTCGGACTTCTGCGCGAAGGCAAAATACAGGCGATCTTGCATCACGAGCTTCGTCAGGACATGCGGTCGGCGTGCCAACACGTCATGCATTTTCATCGACTGTTGCCGGCGTCGGCTGTATCGCCATCGTCATCCGTTGTCGTGGTAACGCCGGAGAATATTCCCGAGCACATTGCAAGCCGATACCATTGATGGCGGTGTTTGACATGCTTGCCATTCAACGCGAAACATTAGCCGAGGGGCTTCGGCGAACATTGCATGACGCGTCTGTCGGCCACGTGATGAACCGTGGGGCATGGGTGCAGAAACTGATGGTTGACGACGGACTGCATGTCAGCACCTGGCCACTCACCTTCGACGGCCATCACGCGCCGCTCGCCGCTACGACGACCTCGAGGATGAAGAACCGTTGGGCCTGCCAGTCTCCGGCGACGAGGTCGATCGTCGCATGGCCCGCGCGCCGCGCCACGAACATGATCCCGTTAGGCAGACCCGCTGGCGTGATGACGTGTCCGTCCTCCCCCATCACGCCGGGAAGAAATGGGCCCAGAAACTCGAGCACGTCCGCCCCGGAAAGGACGTGCCCGCCCATCGCCGGCACGATGAGAACATCGCCGGCTTCAATATGCAATGTCCCGGGTAGCGAGTCCGTTAGCCTCAGCTCTATCAATCGACTCATCGTCGCTCACTTGCAAGTCTCGTTTGGCTGATAAAAGAATATAGCTTCCTCACACCGTGACCTCTACATCTTCCGATGCGCTCCAGGCGTCCCGATCCGCAGATGACTTCTGCGCGTCGTCCGGCGCATCCATCGTGCTGGACGCCAGTTTCGGATAGATCTGCGCGGCAAACGCGTAATCCGTGCCGTTGATATCCAGGCCGCCCTGAATAGGCTGTCCATCCTTGGTGATGGTTCCTGGAAGCTGATAGCACATGATCGACGTCTGATCGGGCGGGGTTGCGAAGATCGACTGCTGATCAAGCGCGGTGAGCACCTGCTGATCCACTGCCGTCTTGTTCCAGCCGTACTGCCGGTAGAAAAAGTCGTAGGCTTTTTGCGGATCGATCCGCGCGACCAGTTCCTGGCGCATATGCTCGTGCGGAAAGCCCAGCGTGTGCCCGGTTTCGTGTCGAACGACACGCAGGTATTCCGACTCCGCCGTATTCATCGTGAACGCTTCCAGATTCATCGTCGGACGATCTTTCGGGATATGAAGAATGTCCGTGCCGAGATACGACCAGTATCCTCCCGGGCCACGAGAAATGCGAACGTCCGCCGCCCCCTGCGTTTCGACGAACGTGACGCACGATACCCGCGCCCACGCATTCATGTGACTCAGAATGCGCGCACGAAGATCAGCGGGCGTGCTTTCCAGGAAGTTCACCGTCAGTTGACGCGGCGTCGGCCCCCAGTACTTGGATGTCATGACTGCGATGGCCATCGGCTCGAAGGGCACGTTCGCAGCAAGCATCGACGACACGGCAAGCGCGGGTGCGTTGACGGGATTCACCTTGATTGCTGTTTGGGCCGCCGGTACGAAAAGCCGGTCGGGAAGCGTCTTTATCGAGCACGATGGCGCTTCGCCCTGTGGGACCGCCGACGCCGCTACCGGGTTGTCTTTCTGCTCGTCGCCATCCGACGCATTGCCGTTGACTGCCGCGCCCGCAACTTGCAGAATCTTCACGAGCGTCTGAAGAAGTTCTTTGTCGTCCGCACTCATAGCTCACCTCCATAAAGTAGCGATCAATCTTGCGTTGCCTTTAAATCGCGAAACACACGCCTGCCGGTTCAACGCGGATACGCTGTCAAGAGATAACAGTCGGCCGGAGTTTTACGCACGACTGCAACCCAATTTGCCGTCTTCTTGCAGACATACCCGTTTTTGTTCGGACAGGGCGAGTTGTTCTTCTTGTCATGCGATACGGTGACAACCGTACCCACCGTGGTGGCCGCAGTACCATGGATGATGTAGTCGTTGGGATCGTCGCCCGGGTAGCGAGCCCCCGCCTGCACGATGTGCGTTCTCAGCGCATCCTGCAATGCCGCCTCACTCGACCACGCGCTCGCGGCGTTTCCGTTTGGCATGCACGCGGGACCATTGTGACCACCGCGATTCGTCAGGCGGCCTATGAGGCCGTTCACCGATACGCCGACATGACACGCGAGCGCATGACCTCCTGCGTCCTCTTGCGCCTGCAGCCATTGGGTCCAATTTCCATTGGCGGGCACACGACAGGTTTGCGCGACGGCCGACACCGTCGCCAATGAAGCCGCACACCACACAAGTCCTATCGCGCCGCGCCTCGCAATTCGACGCGGGACACGATTCAACGTCATTTGAGAAGTACGCATTTCCTTCACCTCGTTTTGATAAGCGAAACAACGTACGGATCCGGCTCTTCAGTCGTCTCGTGCAGGCAATTCGAGAAGGCGATGGGATTCGCGAACCGCTTGCCCATTTCCCGCTTTGGTCATCGTCGCCCACGCCTTGGCATTGGCTGTGAACCAGCTGTCCAGAACGCTTGCACCGATTGCGTCGCACGAGATCGAACCGCCCGATCCGGGATAGGCGCCGCGCGTCCAGTTGACGAACGCGAACCACACGCGGATCGTCGGACCGCCGTGTACGATAGCCGGTGAGACCTCGCCGCAATAGAGCGTCAGCGCAACCTGTTCAGACTCGTCGTCAGGCGGAATCAAACCCTGCTCGACGAGAAAGTTCACTTGCTGCTCTGGCCGGCTGAACGGCATCCTCCCTAGCACCCTTGCCACGCCTTCCAGACACGACACGGATTGCTCGGAAGACCTGCTGCCCGTCGATGGACCGAGCGCCGGGATCCGCAGCAACGCCTGCCGGGCGATAGACTGATAAGAGTCAGGCACATCGGGTTGCATACGCGACGTGGCATGGCCATCGACAAGGCCAAAGATATCGAGCGTTCTGTCGCGACTGGTTTGCAGATCGTCACTGTCATTCGCGATCAGAAAGAAGGCTGACTGAGGCGTTGTACTCATTGTGGTTCTCCGGAAATCGGATGCGCTGCACGTGCCTGCGAAGACAGGGTTCGCGGGCCGGCCAGAGCCGACCCACAAGACGCCTCGACAGGCCGATAAAAACGCCTTAGCTAACCGTGTCGCTGAAGAACGTCGTGGCTTCTTCGATCTTGTTGACGGCCGACGCTCCGACGAGTTTGTCGAATGCTGCCCTGACCGTCACGTCGCTCTTGTACAGCTCGAAGTTCCAGATTGCGTCGACCTCGATGTATTGCAGGTCGACGTCGATCAGCGTTGCCGACGCGCAGCTGGAGTAGACCTTTCTGTCCTTGGACGTGAAATCGCAGAAGTACATCTTCAGGTGCGGCATCACCATCAAGGTGTTTCCGACCTGTTGCGCGTCGATGAATACCGTGTTGGACGCGAAATGGAAGGGCTTGCTCGACGAATCGACGCCCGCACTGATCTTCTGGCCGAACGATCCGATAAACGACTGGAAAGCGCCCAGCAAAGGCCCTTTGGTCGCGAAGCCGAGGATCGACTGAAGGAATTCCGACGACAGTTCGATGCCGCGTATCGTCTTCTTGTATCCCGTGTTCTGGAAGCTGAACGGGCCAAGAAGCGGATAATTGACCAGAACCTGTTTCCAGACGGAAGTGTCGAAAAGGAGATCAGGATTGTTCGCCTTTGCAGCCCGGCTTTGACAATACGTAGTACCGAGCGAGGTCAGATTCAACATGCAGCGGCTCGCCGTTTCCAGATCCGCCTGCACATTGGCAGGAACGTCCCGACTCAGTTGCACCGCGCTGAACAGCCCAGCTGTGTTCTGGTCGACGGGTGGTGGCGGTGCAACAGGTGCAGCCGCTGCCCCCGGATAGTAATTCGGATGAATCTCGGGAAACGTCTCGCCAAAAAAGGTCGCGGCCGCTGCAACCTGATTATGAAGTTGCTGGATTTGTTCGGGTGCATTCATGGCTTTTCTCCGTCTGGATTAACCGAATAGCGGTCACACAAATTGCTGCGTGCCGTTGTCAGCACAATGGCGCTATTCATAGCTCAGAGAAATACCTCCGAATGCGTAGTGCGAAAAAATCCGTTAAGCAACGCGATTGACTGGCAATTAGCGCAGTGAGTTTGCAATCCGCAGCAAGCCGGCCATGTCATGGATCTGGAGTTTTCGCATCAGATTTTCTCGATGCTTGCTGACTGTCCGGGGACTGATTTTTAGTTTTTTCCCGATCTCCTTGCTCGTCAATCCGGCAGCGACGAGGCGCAGCACGTCTAATTCACGTTTGCCGAGTGTTGCAGCAATGATGGGGAAAAGGATTCATTGAAGACGATTGCGCAACAGTCACCGCGTAGGAGACC contains the following coding sequences:
- a CDS encoding FUSC family protein, with product MAVADYLPPMPVMLRDACDFLTRELAPFPGRLNVMLRCMLTSAIVIVASMALEVPELPLSLLVMFYVTQANVVVTRLVGIMFMVGSTLAIGLSILLLKFTFDYPLLRIVVASVVFFGSVYLLRVLKIGVVFFIVAIVVIYVQSFVDQTDQADLLIRAVLWVWVAVNYPIALALVVNTLLLPAEPQLQLNAEIHRQLAALDMRLTHLIDNTPNVTPITLATVQQGALTLQKLLRFTMMRDARYREHQAAQLACIATVSRLYRGASELPDTWPAHSPARRAMLSELRANVRALDEAVMSGEPYRHVSTATPEEHHAADTIPAAGELQRALHAYADLAARDAETGKPAAAEPMVAPDAWTNPAYLRFSLKTLLAVLACYVFYNAVDWQGIHTIMLTCVIVALPSLGASTQRALLRLTGAAIGSALALFMVVFVIPHLDDIVGLLLITLPVAALGAWISAGSERIGYAGIQVIFTFSLAVLGQFGPTTNLTEIRDRMVGILLGVGVATFVQMSFWREGEGDALRQRLATMLRAIAAQLRTPSDDAGDELPYTQRQLKAWAVLADCEATLARVALEPSWQEAEHAQWTLRAQTVLAQTREIMLAGDALRSTLVAQAGASNSQTVDAVRSTQEQARVELNRYADELAASPPDARAPRRSEIAAQEAVEAADRPLIAAADELSRQVAGLPDWRAEVEDGVSVAAPSSQPI
- the mdtN gene encoding multidrug transporter subunit MdtN, with product MATTANRTKKRAWPAIILVVLTLLLVVFVIRQLERAPRTDDAYVYADTIDVVPEVNGRIVELPVHDNQAVKQGDLLFRIDPRPYQDALTRGKASLVALDRQIELTQRTVNAQQYNAESVRAAVERARAAAAQASDTLHRMEPLLSHGYVSAEDVDRARTAQRATQAELSAAQLQAQQAAAAVSGVDALVAQRAVVTAEISLAELNLEYATVRAPFDGRIVSLKTATGQFATALKPVFTLIDTRHWYVVANFRETELKGIKTGTPATVYLMSDTDQRFRGSVDSISYGIASDEAGIALPGGLPRIQRTLNWVHVSQRFPVKIRVDDPNPELFRVGTSAVAVLHPGNDGESH
- a CDS encoding YtcA family lipoprotein encodes the protein MIHIILYYGDTTYSCNAHGFIAALLLRIRRFARGLHALKRHVPFAKDSHAKRATGTAAIAAVFVSGCANSPSLNVLGAYFPDWLFCLIAGVVLTVVVHLIVKRLRAQLLVWPAAVVYPTLVTFLSLAVWLMLFQH
- a CDS encoding response regulator gives rise to the protein MIDDDRRVLAALANLLASGGYGTRVYESAVDFFSDGYSGLLCVVTDLGMRPIDGIQVLDRTVQSGAATPVIIITGKPTGHTEDYYLQRGALGFFRKPVDGDALLDLLDSIQ
- a CDS encoding response regulator transcription factor — protein: MESAGELVYLVDDDERVREALAALLRANGRTVHPFNSGKAFLDTPRQKAVACLILDMRMPGLSGLDVQKLVSADAHIPVIFITGRGDVPSTVLAMKGGAVDFLTKPIDEDALLNAVDAALAKAHVLRAEAADTAALHALYQSLTPREQELLPLLVSGLLNKQAAAVLGITEYTVQVHRGHIMRKMRADSFATLVRQASKLQLEASPTR
- a CDS encoding LacI family DNA-binding transcriptional regulator yields the protein MAHRFLIKEIALQAGLGVATVDRVLNDRAHVREHTRKRVEQAIRELEKQELQLATTGRKLIVDVVVEAPARFADEIRSALEAELPVLHPAVFRPRFHLRETMTTDEVLDTLRSIGRRGSHGVFLKARDVPEIAEAIRELQRSGIPVITTFTDVPSSGRIAYAGLDNRVAGATAAYLITQWLAPQPGNVLITMSDERFRGEEEREISFRRALRARQPQLTLIDASGGHGLDSLTEERVLKVITAHKKIDAVYSMGGGNIAILRAIEARQRSPVRFIGHDLDRDNVGLLREGKIQAILHHELRQDMRSACQHVMHFHRLLPASAVSPSSSVVVVTPENIPEHIASRYH
- a CDS encoding M12 family metallopeptidase — translated: MSADDKELLQTLVKILQVAGAAVNGNASDGDEQKDNPVAASAVPQGEAPSCSIKTLPDRLFVPAAQTAIKVNPVNAPALAVSSMLAANVPFEPMAIAVMTSKYWGPTPRQLTVNFLESTPADLRARILSHMNAWARVSCVTFVETQGAADVRISRGPGGYWSYLGTDILHIPKDRPTMNLEAFTMNTAESEYLRVVRHETGHTLGFPHEHMRQELVARIDPQKAYDFFYRQYGWNKTAVDQQVLTALDQQSIFATPPDQTSIMCYQLPGTITKDGQPIQGGLDINGTDYAFAAQIYPKLASSTMDAPDDAQKSSADRDAWSASEDVEVTV
- a CDS encoding RNase A-like domain-containing protein, with translation MSAVAQTCRVPANGNWTQWLQAQEDAGGHALACHVGVSVNGLIGRLTNRGGHNGPACMPNGNAASAWSSEAALQDALRTHIVQAGARYPGDDPNDYIIHGTAATTVGTVVTVSHDKKNNSPCPNKNGYVCKKTANWVAVVRKTPADCYLLTAYPR
- a CDS encoding LuxR C-terminal-related transcriptional regulator; translated protein: MLFPIIAATLGKRELDVLRLVAAGLTSKEIGKKLKISPRTVSKHRENLMRKLQIHDMAGLLRIANSLR